A window from Dermacentor albipictus isolate Rhodes 1998 colony chromosome 10, USDA_Dalb.pri_finalv2, whole genome shotgun sequence encodes these proteins:
- the LOC135907672 gene encoding uncharacterized protein isoform X1 has product MANFLTPLTKATTKQCEYIVNARNRLGAHAIYTGGFNANKERYSLYLPSTFSARFAFTVAFQYDGADLDTCALFLAHELKSRSTYLKLIFSAAYDVEYYRNNQKQWIKLLDIRTPVKGFHVLEFEAAASRLRVQIDGENMFPQENVYAELDFMRFFRTGPVGNAPFVFWESHFTATEYFVQFEPKFTFDHDNLSIRAGGYAFIQAQWRKDINITLKLEVGYTPLDMTIRSTGVTACLLKVYNSGFAFGYANTNSGAILNQSMKHIPLNRMYIEPMPDKIMEFTIVTGDIP; this is encoded by the exons ATGGCTAATTTTCTGACCCCCTTGACGAAGGCAACGACGAAGCAATGCGAGTACATAGTGAATGCCAGAAACAGACTCGGAGCCCACGCTATCTACACG GGTGGCTTCAACGCTAACAAGGAGCGGTACAGCTTATaccttccttcgactttcagcgcGAGGTTCGCCTTCACTGTCGCCTTTCAGTACGATGGAGCTGATCT AGACACATGTGCCTTATTCCTAGCACACGAGTTGAAGTCGAGGTCGACATACCTGAAACTCATATTTTCCGCTGCGTATGATGTGGAGTACTACCGCAACAATCAAAAACAATGGATAAAGCTACTGGATATAAGGACACCAGTGAAAGGCTTTCATGTGCTCGAATTCGAAGCCGCTGCGTCTCGTTTGCGG GTACAGATCGACGGCGAAAACATGTTTCCACAGGAAAACGTTTACGCAGAATTGGACTTCATGAGGTTCTTCCGTACAGGCCCAGTAGGAAACGCGCCGTTTGTATTTTGGGAAAGTCACTTTACTGCAACCGAATATTTCGTCCAGTTTGAG CCAAAGTTTACCTTCGATCACGACAATTTGAGCATCAGAGCAGGAGGATATGCATTTATACAAGCTCAATGGCGCAAAGATATTAA CATCACACTGAAGCTCGAGGTGGGTTACACGCCTTTAGACATGACGATTCGCTCCACCGGCGTGACGGCTTGCTTGTTGAAAGTGTACAATTCTGGATTCGCATTTGGCTATGCAAACACGAACAGCGGGGCAATTTTGAACCAAAGTATGAAGCACATACCGCTGAACAGAATGTACATAGAACCCATGCCCGACAAAATTATGGAGTTCACAATC GTTACCGGAGACATCCCCTGA
- the LOC135907672 gene encoding uncharacterized protein isoform X2, with protein sequence MANFLTPLTKATTKQCEYIVNARNRLGAHAIYTGGFNANKERYSLYLPSTFSARFAFTVAFQYDGADLDTCALFLAHELKSRSTYLKLIFSAAYDVEYYRNNQKQWIKLLDIRTPVKGFHVLEFEAAASRLRVQIDGENMFPQENVYAELDFMRFFRTGPVGNAPFVFWESHFTATEYFVQFEPKFTFDHDNLSIRAGGYAFIQAQWRKDIKLPETSPEAHLLTLTSRNWNRILKLFIVF encoded by the exons ATGGCTAATTTTCTGACCCCCTTGACGAAGGCAACGACGAAGCAATGCGAGTACATAGTGAATGCCAGAAACAGACTCGGAGCCCACGCTATCTACACG GGTGGCTTCAACGCTAACAAGGAGCGGTACAGCTTATaccttccttcgactttcagcgcGAGGTTCGCCTTCACTGTCGCCTTTCAGTACGATGGAGCTGATCT AGACACATGTGCCTTATTCCTAGCACACGAGTTGAAGTCGAGGTCGACATACCTGAAACTCATATTTTCCGCTGCGTATGATGTGGAGTACTACCGCAACAATCAAAAACAATGGATAAAGCTACTGGATATAAGGACACCAGTGAAAGGCTTTCATGTGCTCGAATTCGAAGCCGCTGCGTCTCGTTTGCGG GTACAGATCGACGGCGAAAACATGTTTCCACAGGAAAACGTTTACGCAGAATTGGACTTCATGAGGTTCTTCCGTACAGGCCCAGTAGGAAACGCGCCGTTTGTATTTTGGGAAAGTCACTTTACTGCAACCGAATATTTCGTCCAGTTTGAG CCAAAGTTTACCTTCGATCACGACAATTTGAGCATCAGAGCAGGAGGATATGCATTTATACAAGCTCAATGGCGCAAAGATATTAA GTTACCGGAGACATCCCCTGAAGCACACCTGCTGACACTTACTAGTAGAAACTGGAATAGAATTTTGAAACTTTTTATTGTGTTTTGA